The Campylobacter armoricus sequence TTTCAAAAATTCCTCTGAATTTTGAGCTAGATTTCTAACATCTTCAGCAATAACTGAAAAACCTCTTCCAAATTCTCCAGCACGAGCTGCTTCGATACCTGCATTTAAAGATAAAAGATTTGTTTTGTCTGCAATTTCACCCATCATATCGGAAGCTTTTTTAATTTCTTCTGCTTGTTTTTCCATAACTTCTACTTTTTGCGACAAAACATCTTCATTCTCTGCAGCAATTCTTACTTTATCCACTACTTGGCTTAAAGAATTAAGCATAGTGTTTAATACTTCAAATGATTTTGTATTTGCTTTATTTGCATCACTTGAGAGTTCTGAGAGATCTTGTAATTCTGTATGAATTTGTTCGCTTAAATGGTATGATTCATCTGTTTTAGTGTGCCCTTCTTTGGTTCTATTTGCTAGATCTAGGGCATTTGAATTTAGAAGTTTAGATTGCTTATCAACCATTTGAGAGTTTTCATTAGTTGCAATTACTGTATTTTGAATTTTTTCAATAAAATGATTGATATGAGTACAAGCTTGTCCTATCTCATCACTACTTTTTATATTAATTCTTGCTCTTAAATCCCCATCTCCACTAGCTAATTCTTTAGCGTGTTTTAAAAGATTATTAACCGGCGTTCCAACTACTATTTTTAAAATATAAAGAACTGCAAATACTGTAAAAATCAAAGCAATGCTAAAAATAATAATATAAGTTCTAGCTGAGCTTGTTAAATCATCATCAATATGTTTTAAATCGTTATACATATCCATAACACCTAAAACATCACCTTCTTTAGCATTTGCATGACAAGCTAGGCAACTTTCATTGGCAATTAATGGGC is a genomic window containing:
- a CDS encoding methyl-accepting chemotaxis protein, producing the protein MFKSIGAKISLAMISTLLISFIIMQIILQRDSQQTTNKISRANLDTLSTSVFQTLRMAMNLGDSTIIEQAIKEAGEIEGIKDIKIYPSKSTIELFEMKHFAKSNENLINEQFNKPEIKTIEINNDQGHYLRLIRPLIANESCLACHANAKEGDVLGVMDMYNDLKHIDDDLTSSARTYIIIFSIALIFTVFAVLYILKIVVGTPVNNLLKHAKELASGDGDLRARINIKSSDEIGQACTHINHFIEKIQNTVIATNENSQMVDKQSKLLNSNALDLANRTKEGHTKTDESYHLSEQIHTELQDLSELSSDANKANTKSFEVLNTMLNSLSQVVDKVRIAAENEDVLSQKVEVMEKQAEEIKKASDMMGEIADKTNLLSLNAGIEAARAGEFGRGFSVIAEDVRNLAQNSEEFLKNIALVTKQLVDSINEVSKELKHNAKEINSLNQDAKNLVEGTNEVKLCNENARDLANACMQKISSTQKTLQSLLDKMQETVKLSDKNEEISKILLNVAHELNVVCQNLEDELKHFHV